The following are from one region of the Chloracidobacterium sp. genome:
- a CDS encoding alginate lyase family protein yields the protein MTRSRQEVSKSLELLGFVGYQSIEAVELTPHDDRHLIFAPWLSDRSEFVSLVETRLPNERDRILRDADRIRNGRFDLLGYEGLDFGSPIPDWHLDPVSGRRSPYIHWSRINEIDASKTGDKKVIWELNRHQYFETLGQAYLLSGDEVFAETFATHLEDWFENNPPKVGINWLSSLELAFRSISWIRSYFYFEPSPLFTSELKRRMFKILSLQARHIETYLSTYFAPNTHITGEGLGLYYIGTFLNGGRMSTRWKETGYRILMVWQSRHIRPDGSYCEQASHYARYTADFYSDLILMRTREGLPIEDDLKNRLESLFSFLKAITRPDGTMPLFGDDDGGRYFSSETRPIEDIRRLLLLGAFLFDRGDLKYQIDNFENELLWIAGPGSSEALTDLDPEEPRSNSESFENGGFYTFRSSWEPNADHFVIICGPHGFMNGGHAHADALSFVASLAGKSVFVDSGTFVYTSDLEARDRYRTSMAHNCLTVDGFSSSRTAGPFSWKSQANARLIEWHEHDSGVRFRGSHDGFDFLEVKYERSIEIGPRGSLRIVDGVSSETRHTYEINFILAPGIVVNFEDEVVTLSGNDLDEHDVRIKTRLIGESLDSEGRWQLIDSHLSPVYGKEIPSKRLVFSFAGSGTIEFTATVTWKI from the coding sequence TTGACAAGATCCAGACAAGAAGTATCAAAGTCGTTGGAACTGCTTGGGTTTGTTGGTTACCAAAGCATCGAGGCTGTCGAATTGACCCCACATGACGATCGACACTTGATCTTCGCTCCTTGGCTCTCCGATCGAAGCGAGTTTGTATCCCTCGTCGAAACCCGCTTACCCAATGAACGAGACCGAATTTTGCGTGATGCCGATCGAATACGAAATGGACGATTCGATCTTCTAGGCTACGAAGGTCTCGATTTCGGAAGCCCGATTCCTGATTGGCATCTAGACCCGGTTTCCGGAAGGCGGTCGCCGTACATTCACTGGTCACGGATCAACGAGATCGACGCTTCGAAAACCGGTGATAAAAAGGTGATATGGGAACTCAACCGACATCAGTATTTTGAAACTTTGGGACAGGCTTATCTGCTAAGCGGCGACGAGGTCTTCGCGGAGACCTTCGCCACGCATTTGGAAGATTGGTTCGAAAACAACCCACCAAAGGTCGGGATAAACTGGCTCTCAAGCCTCGAGCTTGCTTTCCGTTCGATCTCCTGGATACGTTCGTATTTTTATTTTGAGCCTTCGCCATTATTTACGTCTGAACTTAAGCGGCGAATGTTCAAGATCCTTTCGCTGCAAGCGAGGCACATCGAGACCTATCTTTCGACGTATTTTGCTCCAAACACACATATTACGGGCGAGGGATTAGGACTGTATTACATTGGGACGTTCTTGAACGGTGGTCGAATGTCGACGCGTTGGAAAGAAACTGGGTATCGAATTCTGATGGTATGGCAATCCAGGCACATCCGCCCGGACGGCAGCTATTGTGAACAGGCAAGCCACTACGCGCGCTACACTGCGGATTTTTATTCGGACTTGATACTTATGAGAACGCGCGAGGGGCTACCGATCGAGGATGATCTCAAGAACAGGCTCGAGAGCCTATTTTCATTTTTGAAAGCGATCACCAGGCCCGATGGCACAATGCCGCTTTTTGGGGATGACGATGGCGGAAGGTATTTTTCTTCAGAGACAAGGCCGATCGAAGATATTCGACGCCTATTGTTGTTGGGAGCATTTTTGTTCGATCGCGGCGATCTCAAATACCAGATCGACAACTTCGAGAATGAGTTACTGTGGATCGCCGGGCCAGGGTCCTCGGAAGCTTTGACCGATTTAGACCCTGAGGAACCTCGATCAAATTCAGAATCCTTTGAAAACGGAGGATTCTATACATTTCGGTCTTCGTGGGAGCCGAATGCGGATCATTTCGTTATAATTTGTGGGCCGCATGGCTTTATGAATGGTGGACACGCCCACGCGGATGCGCTGAGTTTTGTTGCATCGCTTGCTGGAAAGTCTGTTTTCGTCGATTCAGGCACATTCGTATACACCTCAGATCTCGAGGCTCGCGACCGCTACCGCACTTCGATGGCTCACAACTGCCTCACGGTCGACGGTTTCTCATCATCGCGGACCGCAGGCCCGTTCTCCTGGAAATCTCAGGCAAATGCCCGTTTAATCGAATGGCATGAACACGATAGCGGTGTTAGATTCCGAGGGAGCCATGATGGATTTGACTTCCTCGAAGTTAAATACGAACGGTCAATTGAGATCGGCCCGAGAGGATCGTTAAGGATCGTTGACGGTGTATCAAGCGAAACCCGACATACCTACGAGATCAATTTCATATTGGCACCTGGAATTGTTGTTAATTTCGAAGACGAAGTCGTGACACTCTCAGGGAATGACCTAGACGAGCACGATGTGCGAATCAAAACCAGGTTGATTGGTGAGTCGTTAGATTCCGAGGGCCGATGGCAGTTGATAGACTCTCACTTATCTCCCGTCTACGGAAAGGAGATACCATCGAAAAGACTTGTATTCAGTTTCGCCGGGAGCGGCACGATCGAGTTTACAGCAACGGTCACGTGGAAAATTTGA
- a CDS encoding glycosyltransferase family 4 protein, whose translation MTSKHESSKVNVMLVAPILPIVGGHTVQANRLLEKFSGSSEVELRLQPINPSFLPSLQRVKYVRTLITWPKYVLDLLLNVRKFDVVHIFSASYLSFLLSPTPALIISRLFGKPTILNYRSGEAEDHLRRWRTAIPTIRSFDKIVVPSDYLVDVFADFGIEATSVFNFVDSERFPFRRRKPLKPIFLSNRNFEAHYNVACTLRAFKLIQTQFPGSKLIVVGDGPERHNLEELARSLQISSVEFRGAVRPEAMAAVYDEADIFLNSSSIDNMPNSIIEAFSAGLPVVSTNAGGIPYIVENGRLGLLVEKNDHEEIAANALRLLSDDALAQRLIAAARESVKQYTWEEVSGKWTDLYMGLAKKKH comes from the coding sequence ATGACCTCAAAGCACGAATCATCAAAGGTAAATGTGATGTTGGTCGCTCCGATACTTCCTATCGTCGGCGGCCATACGGTTCAAGCAAATCGCTTGCTTGAAAAGTTCAGCGGTTCGTCAGAGGTTGAATTAAGACTGCAGCCGATAAACCCGTCGTTCCTTCCTAGCTTGCAGCGCGTTAAGTATGTCAGAACACTCATAACATGGCCAAAATATGTTCTTGACCTTCTACTAAATGTGCGGAAGTTCGACGTTGTTCACATATTTTCAGCGTCGTATCTGTCGTTTCTCTTAAGCCCGACGCCTGCTCTAATTATCTCTCGACTCTTTGGAAAGCCGACGATCCTGAACTATCGAAGTGGGGAGGCAGAAGATCACCTTCGTCGATGGCGAACGGCGATCCCTACAATTCGATCGTTCGACAAAATCGTGGTTCCGTCTGACTACCTGGTCGATGTCTTCGCCGACTTCGGAATCGAGGCAACATCCGTGTTCAATTTCGTAGATTCAGAACGCTTCCCTTTTCGCCGTCGAAAGCCGCTCAAACCGATTTTCTTGTCGAATCGAAACTTCGAAGCTCATTACAACGTCGCTTGTACCTTAAGGGCGTTCAAGCTAATTCAAACCCAGTTTCCGGGGTCTAAGCTCATCGTCGTCGGCGATGGACCGGAGCGGCACAATTTAGAGGAACTGGCTCGAAGTCTTCAAATCAGTTCAGTTGAATTCCGCGGTGCAGTACGGCCGGAGGCAATGGCGGCCGTATACGACGAAGCTGACATATTCCTCAACTCATCCAGCATCGACAATATGCCGAACTCGATAATAGAGGCATTCTCCGCCGGACTGCCAGTAGTCTCCACAAACGCGGGCGGGATACCGTATATAGTCGAGAACGGTCGACTTGGGTTATTGGTGGAAAAAAACGATCATGAGGAGATCGCCGCGAACGCCCTTCGATTGCTTAGTGATGATGCACTTGCCCAACGTTTGATCGCCGCTGCACGCGAGTCTGTGAAACAATACACGTGGGAGGAAGTCAGCGGCAAATGGACCGACCTCTATATGGGCCTCGCAAAAAAAAAGCACTGA
- a CDS encoding glycosyltransferase family 4 protein: MIEYMAAGLPVVATDVGGAKEAIEDGETGYLVRSDDDEALSACIIKILEDKALSDRLGQRGKEIAFTRFSAERQTDSVLSLYESVLKDR; encoded by the coding sequence ATAATCGAGTATATGGCAGCTGGTTTGCCGGTTGTCGCAACCGACGTTGGGGGAGCCAAAGAGGCTATTGAGGACGGAGAAACCGGATATCTTGTCCGCTCGGATGACGATGAGGCATTATCTGCATGCATCATCAAGATTCTCGAGGACAAAGCGTTGTCAGACCGGCTCGGCCAACGCGGAAAAGAGATCGCATTTACAAGGTTTTCGGCTGAGAGGCAGACCGATTCCGTCCTTTCGCTCTACGAATCGGTTCTGAAAGACCGTTGA
- a CDS encoding glycosyltransferase → MAKPRVLQLIGSFETGGTELQSIKLARALSTDGTYEISIACLDKSGPLKQLIDWIPIDEIPEFRLTSFYDLNFINRTIEIGRYIRERKIDLVHTHDFYTNIFGMFGAALSAQCVRIASKRSTLSKSASQLIVERQSFRLAKKIVANSEAVRTFLIDRNVPPEKIVTIYNGLDLARFTNAATIDRESFFRSLGIEIGANPKFVTIVANMRSDVKNHQMFLRAAKRIRERIDSAEFLLAGEGELRENLIDRANELGIGDYCHFVGSAIDIPSLLSMSEIGVLSHHGQKDFLMR, encoded by the coding sequence ATGGCAAAACCCAGGGTGCTACAGTTGATCGGTAGTTTCGAAACCGGCGGCACAGAGCTGCAGTCAATAAAACTTGCCCGAGCGCTTTCGACAGATGGGACGTACGAAATTTCTATCGCCTGCCTCGATAAAAGCGGTCCTCTGAAGCAACTTATTGATTGGATACCGATCGACGAGATACCCGAATTCCGCCTAACAAGTTTTTATGACCTTAACTTCATCAATCGCACCATTGAAATTGGAAGGTATATTCGTGAAAGGAAAATCGACCTGGTGCATACTCACGATTTCTACACTAATATTTTCGGCATGTTTGGAGCGGCTCTATCTGCACAATGCGTTCGCATCGCGTCGAAGCGTTCGACGCTAAGCAAGTCAGCTTCCCAACTCATTGTAGAGCGGCAGTCATTTCGTCTTGCGAAAAAGATCGTCGCAAACTCCGAGGCAGTGAGGACGTTTCTTATTGACCGCAATGTTCCTCCAGAGAAGATCGTTACGATCTATAACGGACTCGATCTTGCGCGATTCACGAATGCAGCGACTATAGATCGAGAATCGTTTTTTCGCTCTCTAGGCATAGAAATTGGCGCTAATCCGAAGTTCGTCACGATCGTAGCCAATATGCGGTCGGACGTGAAAAACCACCAAATGTTTCTTCGGGCTGCAAAGAGAATACGGGAGCGTATCGATTCAGCTGAGTTCCTGTTGGCCGGCGAGGGTGAGCTTCGTGAAAACCTCATCGATCGAGCGAACGAGCTTGGCATCGGAGATTATTGCCATTTTGTTGGCTCCGCGATTGATATTCCGAGTCTGCTGAGCATGTCTGAAATCGGTGTGCTTTCACATCACGGTCAGAAGGATTTTCTAATGCGATAA
- a CDS encoding class I SAM-dependent methyltransferase: MAKEDTDQYINYLQSEIAVFEASTDDRIHFLRTIAGGLQYSRVLDVGCGAGQELLRFVEMGATRCVGVDAQIAAGNIFRKFFADRGIENRVEFLNARSEHLPFSGACFDLVICRVALPYMNSHMALREMERVLDKFGRLVLTVHTPSFYWRMIRQRLTTFSARKMAYPCICFLGGSWYWLTGKQPKGSFWKGKETFHTRGMLRRELDELGLQVQMEFASGGKGSRSFVIVKK; this comes from the coding sequence GTGGCTAAAGAAGATACGGATCAATACATCAATTATCTGCAAAGCGAGATCGCGGTTTTTGAGGCGAGTACAGACGATCGCATCCATTTCCTTCGAACAATTGCTGGCGGGTTGCAATACTCTCGTGTGTTGGACGTTGGATGCGGCGCTGGCCAGGAATTGCTTCGGTTTGTGGAAATGGGTGCGACAAGGTGTGTTGGCGTGGATGCTCAAATCGCGGCAGGAAATATTTTTCGAAAGTTCTTTGCTGATCGTGGAATTGAGAACCGAGTTGAATTCTTAAACGCGCGGAGTGAGCACCTTCCCTTCTCGGGGGCGTGTTTTGATCTCGTGATCTGCCGCGTCGCACTGCCGTACATGAATTCACATATGGCCCTAAGAGAGATGGAAAGAGTTTTGGATAAATTTGGCCGATTGGTTTTGACTGTTCACACACCGAGTTTCTACTGGCGAATGATCCGTCAACGGTTAACAACCTTCAGCGCACGAAAGATGGCTTATCCATGCATTTGTTTTCTCGGGGGTTCATGGTACTGGCTTACCGGCAAACAGCCTAAAGGTTCATTTTGGAAGGGCAAAGAAACGTTTCACACCAGAGGAATGTTACGACGAGAGCTGGATGAGTTAGGGTTGCAGGTTCAAATGGAATTTGCCAGCGGAGGCAAGGGGTCTCGTTCGTTTGTTATTGTCAAGAAATAG
- the asnB gene encoding asparagine synthase (glutamine-hydrolyzing): MAKDKEIRFERAGLLDAMCRIITHRGPDEQGTVVRGRVALGMRRLSIIDLKTGQQPIFSADGRFAIIFNGEIYNYRELKAELEERGHEFKTNSDTETILLAFLEYGSGCVERLRGMFAFAIWDFEAESLFLARDRVGKKPLFYALADDGSLVFGSELKSLMLYPGISHEIDLESIDTYLTFGYLPESQCIFRSVNKLTPGHMLEFRNGKIKTSPYWEFPCASDSGLNETEIAAELRELVHDAVNVRMLSEVPLGAFLSGGVDSSVVVAMMSKISVDPVKTFSIGFNEDSYSELKFARLAAEHFKTDHHEFIVTPDLVEVVDDIVWHFDEPFADSSALPTYMVSKLAREHVTVVLSGDGGDELFGGYTRYPKNLGRSWASKLPSFIRRSFGRLSRALPNSALGKNYLYNISLDPIPRYIDALSLFNRPNRNKLYSQSMLNALDSDFGIAEEEFQDISRSCESRDSISPMLRLDSLTYLPSDVMVKVDRMTMANSIEARAPLLDHKLIEFASRIPPTMKVKGSETKYILKKAFEGIVPHEILYRAKQGFGVPIEEWINSELRERINDTLLDATAMNRGYFDRSYIELILKEHADRRRDHSHSLWALFMLELWHREFTSNNGLQGPII, from the coding sequence ATGGCAAAGGATAAGGAGATCAGGTTCGAACGCGCCGGACTGCTCGATGCCATGTGCCGCATCATTACTCACCGTGGTCCGGATGAGCAGGGCACTGTAGTGCGAGGGCGCGTGGCTTTAGGGATGCGACGCCTTTCGATCATTGATCTCAAGACCGGACAACAACCAATCTTTTCTGCGGACGGACGCTTCGCAATTATCTTTAATGGAGAGATTTACAACTATCGAGAATTGAAAGCAGAACTCGAAGAAAGGGGCCACGAGTTCAAAACAAATTCAGACACGGAGACAATCCTCCTGGCCTTTTTGGAATACGGCAGTGGATGCGTCGAAAGACTAAGGGGAATGTTCGCGTTTGCGATTTGGGATTTCGAGGCCGAGTCGTTGTTTCTCGCCCGTGATCGCGTTGGCAAAAAGCCCCTTTTCTATGCTTTGGCCGATGATGGCTCATTAGTATTCGGCTCAGAACTAAAGTCGCTCATGCTTTACCCCGGAATAAGCCATGAGATAGATCTGGAGTCGATAGATACATACCTCACATTTGGATATCTCCCGGAAAGCCAATGTATATTTCGCTCGGTGAACAAGCTTACCCCGGGTCATATGCTCGAATTCAGAAATGGAAAAATAAAGACCTCACCTTATTGGGAATTCCCATGCGCATCTGACAGCGGTCTAAACGAGACAGAAATAGCTGCCGAATTGCGAGAATTGGTCCATGATGCGGTAAATGTTCGAATGCTATCTGAGGTGCCGCTCGGAGCGTTTCTCTCTGGCGGTGTTGACTCATCGGTTGTTGTGGCAATGATGTCCAAGATCTCTGTCGACCCGGTAAAGACCTTTTCGATCGGCTTTAATGAAGACAGCTACAGCGAACTGAAGTTTGCCCGGTTAGCCGCCGAGCATTTCAAAACTGATCACCATGAGTTCATCGTTACGCCCGACCTTGTTGAAGTCGTCGACGACATTGTTTGGCATTTCGACGAGCCTTTCGCTGATTCCTCGGCACTTCCGACGTACATGGTCTCAAAGTTGGCTCGCGAACATGTCACAGTTGTGCTCTCGGGGGATGGTGGCGATGAGTTATTTGGCGGCTACACTCGCTACCCAAAGAACCTCGGTCGATCGTGGGCATCGAAATTACCTTCGTTTATCAGGCGGTCGTTCGGTAGGCTCAGCCGCGCGTTGCCCAACTCTGCTTTAGGCAAGAACTATCTTTATAATATTTCACTTGACCCGATTCCTCGATATATCGATGCCCTATCACTCTTTAACCGTCCTAACCGCAACAAACTTTACTCGCAGAGCATGCTCAATGCACTTGACAGTGATTTTGGAATCGCCGAGGAAGAGTTCCAGGACATTTCCCGATCATGTGAATCGCGGGATTCGATTTCGCCAATGCTGCGCTTGGACTCACTAACATATCTGCCAAGTGATGTGATGGTAAAGGTCGATAGGATGACAATGGCCAATTCGATTGAAGCACGAGCACCTTTGCTTGATCACAAACTGATAGAGTTCGCATCGCGCATTCCACCTACGATGAAGGTGAAAGGTAGCGAAACAAAATATATACTAAAGAAGGCGTTCGAAGGGATAGTACCTCACGAGATACTTTACCGAGCAAAGCAGGGTTTCGGCGTACCCATTGAGGAATGGATAAACAGCGAGCTTCGAGAACGAATAAACGATACGCTCCTCGACGCTACGGCAATGAACCGGGGATATTTCGACCGAAGCTATATCGAGCTCATTTTGAAAGAGCATGCCGACCGCCGACGTGATCATTCTCACTCACTCTGGGCTTTATTTATGTTGGAACTTTGGCACCGGGAGTTCACTTCCAATAACGGCTTACAGGGGCCAATCATTTGA
- a CDS encoding oligosaccharide flippase family protein, whose translation MPRPEVIISNSTTPSLFNQATWLFSAKIVGFIFSFALPIVIVRVLPIAEFGRYRQVFVIVTTLATTLPFGVGISSFYYLARKVEQRPAAIFNIVLFLLFAGGVAFSALAFFPNLLATVFGDAEIEELSALIGLLTWVWIFSLFLDNVAVANREARLGAMFFVGSQFSRTILVLFAATTVGTVRSIIVASIVQAALQSVVLLAYLIRRFPGFWKSFELKFFREHLSYALPFGFIGLLWHVQTDLHYFFVGYNFGPTEFAIYAVGCFQLPLIGMLSESVNSVMIPRMSELQLSDNRVEMIRLVAKATRKLAVVYFPVFIFFFITAETLITLLFTEQYKGSATIFRIFILMLPTGALISDAIVRAYKELGQLLLKFRILSAIVLIGALFLAAKTNSLLAIVTATVGVRLAETILAEIAIFRRIGFKRADFSLFKGIWKIGFCSLIAGLLTIPLYLLSSEYIPLMTNAVVSRSDTTALISLSKPVSNAAIMAFSFLVFTSSYLFFLMKTGGLEDDERRLIDRLWFIRNKESI comes from the coding sequence TTGCCGCGTCCCGAAGTAATTATCTCCAACTCGACCACGCCATCGCTGTTCAACCAGGCGACTTGGCTGTTTTCCGCGAAGATCGTTGGTTTCATCTTCTCGTTCGCACTTCCGATCGTGATTGTGCGCGTTCTCCCGATCGCCGAATTTGGTCGCTATCGTCAGGTCTTCGTCATTGTTACGACACTTGCCACCACACTTCCGTTCGGCGTCGGAATTAGTTCGTTCTATTATCTGGCCCGTAAAGTCGAGCAGCGGCCGGCTGCGATATTCAACATCGTTCTTTTCCTTCTTTTTGCAGGCGGAGTGGCGTTTTCAGCACTTGCTTTTTTTCCGAACCTCTTGGCGACCGTTTTCGGAGACGCCGAAATCGAGGAATTATCGGCTCTTATTGGCCTTCTGACTTGGGTTTGGATCTTTTCACTTTTCTTGGATAATGTTGCTGTTGCTAATCGCGAGGCTCGACTCGGAGCAATGTTCTTCGTGGGTTCCCAGTTTTCCAGAACGATTCTTGTTTTATTTGCTGCAACGACGGTCGGTACGGTCCGCTCGATCATCGTCGCCTCGATCGTTCAAGCGGCCTTGCAGTCCGTCGTACTCTTGGCATATTTGATTAGGCGATTTCCGGGCTTTTGGAAGTCCTTCGAATTGAAGTTCTTCAGAGAGCACCTCTCTTACGCATTACCTTTCGGATTCATCGGATTGCTATGGCATGTTCAAACCGATCTCCACTACTTTTTTGTGGGATATAATTTTGGTCCCACGGAGTTCGCAATATATGCGGTTGGCTGCTTTCAACTGCCTCTGATCGGAATGCTGTCTGAATCAGTTAACTCGGTGATGATACCGAGGATGAGTGAGCTCCAGTTATCGGATAACAGAGTTGAAATGATCCGATTGGTCGCGAAAGCGACGAGGAAACTCGCGGTTGTTTATTTTCCCGTTTTTATCTTTTTCTTTATTACCGCGGAAACCCTGATTACCTTACTCTTTACGGAACAATATAAAGGAAGCGCAACGATATTCCGTATATTTATTTTGATGCTGCCAACCGGAGCTCTTATCTCGGATGCGATCGTCAGAGCGTATAAAGAGTTAGGACAGTTGTTACTTAAATTCAGAATTCTATCAGCGATCGTGTTGATCGGAGCTCTTTTTCTTGCAGCAAAGACAAACAGTCTATTAGCAATCGTCACGGCAACTGTAGGGGTTAGGCTCGCCGAGACCATATTGGCTGAGATCGCCATCTTTAGGAGGATCGGATTCAAACGGGCAGATTTCAGTTTGTTTAAGGGAATATGGAAGATCGGTTTCTGCAGTCTCATCGCGGGACTCTTAACAATTCCCCTTTATTTGCTTTCAAGCGAGTACATCCCACTGATGACGAATGCCGTCGTTTCCCGGTCGGATACGACCGCGTTGATCAGTCTGTCCAAGCCAGTTTCAAATGCAGCGATCATGGCTTTTTCATTTCTCGTTTTTACGTCATCCTACCTGTTTTTCTTGATGAAAACCGGTGGCCTAGAGGACGATGAAAGGCGTTTGATCGACCGCTTATGGTTCATTCGAAACAAGGAGAGTATTTAA
- a CDS encoding glycosyltransferase yields the protein MTEAPKKVDENDYPLVSVIIPAYLVADYIEETLNSVLAQTYTNLEIVVINDGSPDTERLEAILAPYQNRINYVAKRNGGTASARNAGIRAANGEFLAFLDGDDVWFPEYLSTQVQEIQTRNCDVIYCDALLFGELVGPKETFMTRNPSIGAVTSETLLEWKCNLITSGTVARRNLVTGAGLFDESLPKIGFEDFDLWLRLVRAGAVIEYHRKPLLKYRLRADSLSGSSVQRAERTMVLWDHLMRKFSFNDSELAVIARQHEKDRILLETERAKWFLVNEDFEGAQRHLDDILVTSPSIKLKIIDHLLKISPRLLRATFRCLRRREFDFILSASR from the coding sequence ATGACTGAAGCTCCGAAAAAAGTTGACGAAAACGATTACCCTCTCGTCAGTGTAATTATTCCGGCTTATTTGGTTGCTGACTATATCGAGGAAACACTTAATTCTGTTCTCGCACAAACCTACACAAATCTCGAGATAGTTGTCATTAATGACGGAAGTCCGGATACCGAAAGACTCGAAGCGATACTTGCTCCATATCAAAACCGGATAAACTACGTAGCAAAGCGCAACGGAGGTACCGCCTCGGCTCGAAATGCCGGCATTCGGGCGGCTAACGGCGAATTTCTCGCATTTTTAGATGGCGATGATGTTTGGTTTCCGGAATATTTGTCGACACAGGTGCAGGAGATTCAAACGCGAAACTGCGACGTAATTTACTGTGACGCGCTGCTTTTTGGTGAATTGGTAGGGCCAAAAGAAACGTTCATGACGCGAAATCCTTCGATCGGGGCGGTCACTTCGGAGACACTCCTGGAATGGAAATGTAATTTGATAACTTCGGGAACCGTTGCAAGACGGAATTTAGTCACTGGCGCCGGATTGTTTGACGAATCCCTTCCAAAGATCGGTTTCGAAGACTTTGATCTGTGGCTTCGCTTGGTCCGCGCTGGCGCCGTCATTGAGTATCACAGGAAACCTTTGTTGAAATATCGGTTGCGTGCAGATAGCCTTTCAGGTTCGAGTGTGCAACGAGCAGAACGAACTATGGTCCTTTGGGATCATTTGATGAGGAAATTTAGTTTCAACGATTCGGAACTTGCCGTCATCGCTCGTCAACATGAAAAAGACCGCATTTTGTTAGAAACCGAACGAGCAAAGTGGTTTCTTGTGAACGAGGATTTTGAAGGCGCCCAAAGGCATCTTGACGACATTTTAGTGACGTCTCCGAGCATCAAACTGAAGATCATCGATCATTTATTGAAGATCAGCCCGAGGCTGCTCAGAGCAACGTTTCGATGCCTACGAAGGAGAGAATTCGATTTTATCCTTTCAGCTTCGCGTTGA
- a CDS encoding glycosyltransferase family 2 protein encodes MIENLHTYIDTVTAFSFWLALVLLGYTYIGYPALLALISKFFTRDRVASDIEPSVSIIITARNEELHIQRKLQNTIEIDYPRNKFEVLVVSDFSDDGTDSIVGQFTDKGVRLIRPDRRLGKTAAQNLAVENAVGEILVFTDATTEYPKGILRTLLPRFADPDVGCVAGRLRYVDESGSSIGRNSSGYWDYETLIKQKESDICSLIGVSGCLYAVRRNAYVPMYAEACSDFLIASVMYKQGLVTVFEPDAVCSEVTNIEGRKEFNMRVRIIAQTLSDLWRNRTTLNPFRTGFFAIQLISHKILRYMVPFLLLTLFLTSLELALNSTLYLVVFVFQVIFWLVALAGLELERRKIACNLVSYPAYFALLNAATVMGLYKFLNGETFSQWEPSRT; translated from the coding sequence GTGATTGAAAATCTCCATACATATATCGACACAGTCACTGCATTTTCCTTTTGGCTAGCGTTAGTCCTACTTGGCTATACGTACATAGGGTATCCGGCCCTATTGGCGTTGATATCGAAGTTCTTTACACGTGATCGTGTTGCGTCTGATATTGAGCCGTCTGTCTCAATAATTATAACGGCGCGGAACGAAGAGCTTCACATCCAAAGAAAGCTTCAAAATACGATCGAAATCGACTATCCGCGGAATAAGTTCGAGGTTCTCGTAGTTTCGGACTTTTCGGATGATGGCACCGATTCGATCGTCGGCCAGTTTACGGACAAAGGTGTTCGCTTGATTAGACCGGATCGCAGACTTGGCAAGACAGCGGCCCAGAATCTGGCCGTTGAAAATGCTGTTGGTGAAATCCTTGTTTTTACTGACGCAACAACAGAATATCCAAAGGGGATACTTCGAACACTCCTGCCCAGATTCGCTGATCCGGATGTTGGATGTGTGGCCGGTCGACTACGATATGTTGACGAATCCGGATCATCGATCGGGAGAAACTCGAGTGGCTATTGGGACTATGAGACATTGATCAAACAAAAGGAAAGCGACATCTGTTCTCTCATAGGTGTTTCGGGTTGTCTTTATGCGGTTCGCCGAAACGCTTATGTGCCAATGTATGCGGAGGCTTGCTCTGATTTTCTAATTGCCTCGGTCATGTACAAACAGGGCCTGGTGACAGTATTTGAACCTGACGCGGTTTGCAGCGAAGTTACGAATATTGAAGGCCGGAAAGAATTCAATATGCGAGTAAGAATAATTGCCCAGACCTTGTCGGATCTATGGAGAAATCGAACGACGCTTAATCCGTTCAGGACCGGATTCTTTGCGATTCAGTTGATCTCACACAAGATTTTGCGCTACATGGTCCCTTTCTTGTTACTGACACTTTTTCTCACAAGTTTGGAACTTGCTCTAAATTCGACCTTATATCTCGTTGTGTTCGTATTTCAAGTCATTTTCTGGCTGGTCGCATTAGCCGGTCTGGAATTGGAACGACGCAAAATAGCCTGCAATTTGGTATCGTATCCAGCGTATTTTGCACTCTTAAACGCGGCGACCGTAATGGGTCTCTATAAGTTTCTAAATGGCGAAACATTTTCGCAATGGGAACCAAGCCGAACGTAA